Sequence from the Malaciobacter pacificus genome:
CCGTATGATGATGCTTTAGTAACTGCAAGCTCAATATTTTTTTCATCAAGAGGTTTTCTTATATCACTTAAAATTTTAACTATTTCTAAGATTTGAGCATGTTTTTTAAATGATTCAGGACATTTATCTATTTCATCAACAAAAGCGATAGGGAATATGATTTTATGACTAAAAGACCAGTTTTTAAAGATATTTGCAGTAATTTTAGAACATGTAAATCCTGTAAACTCTTCTTCTACAATTGATGGATTATCACATTCATTAAGTCTTTGTAAAAACTCTTCTGTAAGTTTACTTTCTTGAATTGCATCTGATATTACATATTTACCTATTTGTTGTAAGAAAGCAGGTAAAAGTAGTTCATTTTTTAAATCAAAATCAACACTTGATATCCAGGTATTTATGATATTTGTTGCAAGGGAACTTGCAAATATAAAATCATCATTTGTTGTAGCATAAGCTAAAAGATTAGAATCAATTGTACTTTGGATTGATGAGCCAATAGCAATAGATATTGTAAAATTAATTCCTAATAGATTAATAGCTCTGCTTAATGTATCTATTTCACTTCTAAATCCAAACATACTAGAGTTTGCTACTCTTAATATAGTTGTAACCATTAAAGGGTCTTTATTTATAATAGTTAAAAGTTTATCTACGTCATAGTTTTCTAATTTTCTAAAATTTTCTAACTCTATTATACTATTTGGTAAAGGAGGTAGTGAGTTTATTTTTTCAACCAATATTTTTTTCATTTATTAATTATTCCTATTTGTTTCTTCCATAAAAATCTGATCAAGACTTTTTGCTGATGAGAATAGAATTCTTTCTTTTCTGTCTTCTGTATATGATATGTATGAGTTTACTTTAATATAATCACTTTCATATTTAATTACCATATCTTTAATTTTTTCTATAATCTCTTTATGTTTATTTCTATCACTTAGCAAAATAGCAATTCTGTGCCCATTTAACTTATAAATACCAGTTTGTTTTTTTGCTATATTTTTTATTTCATTAGATATTATTCTAAATATCTCTGTTCCTTTTTCAAATCCATAAATTGTATTAATTTTATCAAAAGATTTTATATATATTTCAATTAGACCTATTTTGTCTTCATTTGAATTTTTTATTGATTCTTTTAATTTATCAATATTATATAAGCCGCTTATGTAATCAATCATTTGTTTGTCATTTTGCTTTAGAGTTTTAAGAATGTTATTTATATTTATCATTAAAAAATTTCTATTATTATTCAGTATTGAGTTAAATTTCTCTTCATTGATTATAGGATAAATGAATCTTAAGGCATATGAATCATCAAGTTCTAAGTTATAATAGTTATAACCAATATCTTCAGGTTCTTCTTGCTCATTTTTCTTACCTAAAATAAAGACTTTACAAACTCCTCCAAATAAATAGTTTTGAATTATTAAATTTAACTTTTTATCAATATCTTTAAATTCCCATAGAGGATTATTTAATATTTCATTTGATAAATTAGATAAGTATTCATTTATTTGAAGTTTTAATTCAAGTTCTTCATTTTGTACATATTTTTTCAACATATTTTGAGAAAATTCAATTAAAGAATCTTTTTCATAAGAATTTTGATTTAGTTTTAATTCATTTATATAATATTTTCCTATATTAATTAAATACTCTTCATTAATTTTAAAATGTTTATATTCAAGGATACTTTTAGGGTTTGTATAATTATAAAGAAAATAGTTTTCATTAGCTTCTTTTATTGATAAGGAATCCTTTGAATAGTAAAGTGCTAATGATAAATAAACTTGTGAGTATAGCTCAAATAGATGAGATGCTGTTTTGTTTTCATCAATATATTTTTTTATTAAAATCAATAATTCATTTACTTCATAAGCTGCTTTTTGTTTTGTAAAATGATTAATTATTAAAATAAAAATTTTAAGTTTATAGTATTCGTAATAGTCATTATTTATTTTTTTAGATTTTGCTAAAATTTGACCTATATGTAAATATTTAAAATTTTCAATATCTTTACTATATTTTAGAACTAAATAAATAGTTTTGATATTTGTATTTAAAAAGTCTTTATCAGTAAAAATAAAATCACTTAATATTGTATTGTGATTTATAATTTTTGTAAAATCTTCATTAATTTTATATTCATAAACTAAAGAATCTAATAAACTTTTTTTAAAAGTCTCTAATGAATTTAGTTCATAATTATCATCAAGAGCATATTGAAAACTATCTCCATACAATTTTAAAATCTTTTTGAAAATATCAAGTTCTTTATACCTTTCAAAAGATATATTACTAATTTCTAATTTATTTATAAGATCTAATAAAATTAATGAACTATTGTTTTTAAATATATAAAACTCTTCATTTTCATGTTTATGATTTTTTTCTCTACCAAAATTACAGTTTTTTGATAAAGTATATCCATCTTGTAGTTTTTCCATTTGATGATATAGGTTTTTTAATATCTTTTCTATGTTTTTGTCTTCTAAATCAATTTTATTCTTTTCAAAAAAATAGTATAAGTGAGTACCCTGAATGTGATTTAATATTTCTAGTTTATCTTCACTTAACGGAGTGTTAAACTTTAAGATATTCATACTCTCTTGCATCAAATTCAAAAATGTACCTATGGTTTTTTTTCTTTCACTATCTGTAGAGTTTATAAAACATAATTGTGTTAATGCTTCAAGAAGTATTACATATGAATCAAATTTTACTTCAAATAAGGCTTCTTTTTCTTCTTTAAGTTTAATTAGATTGTTTTCAATGTCTCTTAATAAGCTAGATAAATCTTTGAAATTATAATCATTATAAGAATTAAAAATTTTAAAAGGTGTAGATATAGAGAATATTTTCATCATATTTGATATGTCTTTAAAAAAGTATGTTGAATCATTATTAGTAAGATTATTTAGTTTTCTTTTTAGATAGGAGTTTAATATTTTGATAAAAGTAAAATTATATTCAAATAATTCAATTAAATCTTTTTGAATATAAAGATCTTTTTTTGATAACTCATTTATATGATTGATTATAATAAGACTGCTTTTTTCAGCAGAGTTTATTAAATCATTATCTTCATCAAAAATTACATTTTTTTTTAAAACTAAGTTGATTTTTTTAAGGTCTTGTATCTCTTGGATATCTTCTTCATCGTAAAAAGAAAGTATCTTAGCATTCGCTTCTATCTCTTTTTTCATATTTAACCTCTTAGTTAGTTATCAAAATTATATAGAAAAGAAACTTATACATATAATAATATAAAATAAATTGCTTCACTTAAGCTTCTCTAAATATATTTAGATATAATCGATTTTACAGTTCAAATATATTATAAAATATTAAAAAAATTATAGGATTTTATTATGAGAAATTGGTTAGACAATCATAAAGACGACAAAGTTAGAACACAAATGTATTATGCAAAGCAAGGTATTATTACTCCAGATATGGAATACGTTGCGCAAGTTGAAAAAATAGATTCAGAACTAGTTAGATCTGAGATTGAAAGAGGAAGATTAATTATTCCTGCAAATGTTAATCACAAACATTTAAAGCCTATGGCAATTGGAATTGCTTCATCTTGTAAAATTAATGCAAATATTGGTTCTTCTGCACTTGCATCTGATGTTTCAAAAGAGGTTGAAAAAGTAGATGTATGTTTAAAATATGGTGCTGATACAATCATGGATTTAAGTACAGGTGGTGACTTAGATATGATTAGAAAGGCTGTAATTGAACACTCAACAGTTCCAATTGGTACAGTTCCAATTTACCAAATTTTACATGATGTAAAAGATAAAATTGAAGACTTGACAATTGAAAAAATGCTAGAAGTAATTGAAAGACAAGCACAACAAGGTGTTTCTTACTTTACAATTCACGCTGGATTCTTATTAGAATTTATGCCTCACGTTGCAAAAAGAAAAATGGGAATTGTTTCAAGAGGTGGTTCTTTAATGGCTGCATGGATGATGCACTACCATAAAGAAAATCCTTTCTATGAAGCATTTGATGATATTTTAGCAATTTGTAAAAAATATGATGTTTCTTTATCTTTAGGGGATTCATTAAGACCTGGATGTTTAGCAGATGCATCTGATGAAGCTCAATTAAGAGAGTTAAAAGTTCTTGGTGAATTAACTTTAAGAGCTTGGGAACAAGATGTTCAAGTTATGATTGAAGGACCTGGTCACGTTCCTTTAAATCAAATTGAAAGAAATATGAAGTTAGAAAAAGAGTATTGTCATGAAGCACCGTTCTATATTTTAGGACCATTAACTACTGATATTGCTGCTGGTTATGATCATATTTCTTCTGCTATTGGTGCGGCAGTTGGTGGATGGCATGGTGCTTCTATGTTATGTTATGTAACACCAAAAGAGCACTTAGGTTTACCAAATGCTGAAGATGTTAGAAATGGTATTATTGCATACAAAATCGCTGCACACTCTGCTGATATTGCAAGAGGAAGAAAAGGTGCAAGAGATATTGATGATGAAATGTCTGATGCTAGATATTCATTTGATTGGAATAAACAATTTGAACTGTGTTTAGACCCTGAGCGAGCAAAAGAATACCATGATGAAACACTTCCTCAAGATGTATTTAAAGAAGCAGAGTTCTGTTCAATGTGTGGACCAAAATTCTGTTCATATAAAATTACACAAAAGATTGTAAAAGATCATGGTCAAGAAATGGTAGATATTGCAGGTTAATTAAGACAAAAATTATCCTATTTAAATTATAATACCAAAAATGAATAGATTTTAAAGGAATTTTATATGGCAAATATTGAAGATATAAAAAAAGAGTTATCGAATATTAAATATCCAGGTTTTGCAAAATCAATTGTAGAGTTTGGATTTGTAAAAGATATTCAAGTAAATGGAAGTGAAGCTTCTATTTTACTTGATATTACTTCAAGTGCTCAAGAAGTTGAAGACCAATTAAGAAAAGAGATTGGTGCAGCTATGAGTTCAATTGGAGTAAATGCAACACTATCTTTTAATAAACCACAAGCTCCAAAACAACAAAGTAATTCTACAAGTGGACAAAATATGGCACCACAAATTAAGAAAGTTGTTATGGTTAGTTCTGGTAAAGGTGGAGTTGGGAAATCAACTACAACAGTTAACTTAGCAATAGCAACAGCAATGCAAGGTAAAAGGGTTGGTATCTTAGATGCAGACGTTTATGGTCCAAATATTCCTAGAATGATGGGATTAAATGGTCAAGAACCAGAAATTGTTGGAAATAAAGCTAAGCCATTAAATGCATATGGTGTTGATGTTATGTCAATGGGTGTTTTAATGGAAGAGGGGCAAGCTCTTATTTGGAGAGGTGCTATGATTATGAAAGCAATTCAACAATTATTAAGAGATATCTTATGGGAAGAGTTAGATGTACTTTTCAT
This genomic interval carries:
- a CDS encoding diguanylate cyclase domain-containing protein; this translates as MKKEIEANAKILSFYDEEDIQEIQDLKKINLVLKKNVIFDEDNDLINSAEKSSLIIINHINELSKKDLYIQKDLIELFEYNFTFIKILNSYLKRKLNNLTNNDSTYFFKDISNMMKIFSISTPFKIFNSYNDYNFKDLSSLLRDIENNLIKLKEEKEALFEVKFDSYVILLEALTQLCFINSTDSERKKTIGTFLNLMQESMNILKFNTPLSEDKLEILNHIQGTHLYYFFEKNKIDLEDKNIEKILKNLYHQMEKLQDGYTLSKNCNFGREKNHKHENEEFYIFKNNSSLILLDLINKLEISNISFERYKELDIFKKILKLYGDSFQYALDDNYELNSLETFKKSLLDSLVYEYKINEDFTKIINHNTILSDFIFTDKDFLNTNIKTIYLVLKYSKDIENFKYLHIGQILAKSKKINNDYYEYYKLKIFILIINHFTKQKAAYEVNELLILIKKYIDENKTASHLFELYSQVYLSLALYYSKDSLSIKEANENYFLYNYTNPKSILEYKHFKINEEYLINIGKYYINELKLNQNSYEKDSLIEFSQNMLKKYVQNEELELKLQINEYLSNLSNEILNNPLWEFKDIDKKLNLIIQNYLFGGVCKVFILGKKNEQEEPEDIGYNYYNLELDDSYALRFIYPIINEEKFNSILNNNRNFLMININNILKTLKQNDKQMIDYISGLYNIDKLKESIKNSNEDKIGLIEIYIKSFDKINTIYGFEKGTEIFRIISNEIKNIAKKQTGIYKLNGHRIAILLSDRNKHKEIIEKIKDMVIKYESDYIKVNSYISYTEDRKERILFSSAKSLDQIFMEETNRNN
- a CDS encoding HDOD domain-containing protein, translated to MKKILVEKINSLPPLPNSIIELENFRKLENYDVDKLLTIINKDPLMVTTILRVANSSMFGFRSEIDTLSRAINLLGINFTISIAIGSSIQSTIDSNLLAYATTNDDFIFASSLATNIINTWISSVDFDLKNELLLPAFLQQIGKYVISDAIQESKLTEEFLQRLNECDNPSIVEEEFTGFTCSKITANIFKNWSFSHKIIFPIAFVDEIDKCPESFKKHAQILEIVKILSDIRKPLDEKNIELAVTKASSYGFDIEHLLNSIDVIKEVISQNS
- a CDS encoding Mrp/NBP35 family ATP-binding protein, which gives rise to MANIEDIKKELSNIKYPGFAKSIVEFGFVKDIQVNGSEASILLDITSSAQEVEDQLRKEIGAAMSSIGVNATLSFNKPQAPKQQSNSTSGQNMAPQIKKVVMVSSGKGGVGKSTTTVNLAIATAMQGKRVGILDADVYGPNIPRMMGLNGQEPEIVGNKAKPLNAYGVDVMSMGVLMEEGQALIWRGAMIMKAIQQLLRDILWEELDVLFIDMPPGTGDAQLTLAQSVPVAAGINVTTPQHVALDDSRRSLDMFKKLHIPIAGIVENMSGFICPSCNTESDIFGMGTCEELASQYNTQVLGNLPIEPAIREGGDSGKPVTYFNPESVSAKRYMMAAEKLINFIDNQDEVSNEAIQPTMPAGVSACSTEGQRIKAEQEAAKKSGGSCGTGCGCH
- the thiC gene encoding phosphomethylpyrimidine synthase ThiC translates to MRNWLDNHKDDKVRTQMYYAKQGIITPDMEYVAQVEKIDSELVRSEIERGRLIIPANVNHKHLKPMAIGIASSCKINANIGSSALASDVSKEVEKVDVCLKYGADTIMDLSTGGDLDMIRKAVIEHSTVPIGTVPIYQILHDVKDKIEDLTIEKMLEVIERQAQQGVSYFTIHAGFLLEFMPHVAKRKMGIVSRGGSLMAAWMMHYHKENPFYEAFDDILAICKKYDVSLSLGDSLRPGCLADASDEAQLRELKVLGELTLRAWEQDVQVMIEGPGHVPLNQIERNMKLEKEYCHEAPFYILGPLTTDIAAGYDHISSAIGAAVGGWHGASMLCYVTPKEHLGLPNAEDVRNGIIAYKIAAHSADIARGRKGARDIDDEMSDARYSFDWNKQFELCLDPERAKEYHDETLPQDVFKEAEFCSMCGPKFCSYKITQKIVKDHGQEMVDIAG